A single genomic interval of Tistrella bauzanensis harbors:
- a CDS encoding MlaC/ttg2D family ABC transporter substrate-binding protein has translation MTIRLRRLAVALALGAAIPVLPVIGSTAITAASAQANPEAASAAIEAFGNNAIAALSEPGLSAEQRTERFRALFHEGFDFDWISRFVLGRHWRAADESQRAAFRDAFDAYVVSTYSSRFSDYVAGTYSQKLAQSGQAKAFTTTGARPDSNDDRMAVVSGRMWRPDGPPVPLDFRVRVDGPTPKIIDIAIEGVSMAITQRSEFSSVIERSGINGLVTELNRRTEQATARNS, from the coding sequence ATGACCATCCGCCTTCGCAGGCTCGCCGTTGCGCTCGCCCTTGGCGCAGCCATACCGGTCCTGCCTGTCATCGGGTCGACGGCCATCACCGCCGCCTCGGCACAAGCGAACCCCGAAGCGGCATCGGCTGCCATCGAGGCGTTCGGCAACAACGCGATTGCGGCGCTGTCCGAGCCGGGCCTGTCGGCCGAGCAGCGGACCGAGCGCTTCCGCGCCCTGTTCCACGAAGGCTTCGACTTCGACTGGATCTCGCGTTTCGTGCTGGGACGCCATTGGCGCGCGGCCGATGAAAGCCAGCGCGCGGCGTTCCGCGACGCCTTCGACGCCTATGTCGTCTCGACCTATTCCAGCCGGTTTTCCGATTATGTCGCAGGCACCTACAGCCAGAAGCTGGCCCAGTCCGGACAGGCCAAGGCCTTCACCACCACGGGTGCGAGGCCTGACAGCAATGACGATCGGATGGCCGTGGTCTCGGGCCGCATGTGGCGCCCCGACGGACCGCCGGTGCCGCTGGACTTCCGCGTCCGGGTCGATGGCCCAACCCCTAAGATCATCGATATCGCCATCGAGGGCGTGAGCATGGCCATCACCCAGCGCTCGGAATTCTCGTCGGTGATCGAACGCTCGGGCATCAACGGTCTGGTCACCGAACTGAACCGCCGGACAGAGCAGGCCACCGCCCGCAATTCCTGA
- the ettA gene encoding energy-dependent translational throttle protein EttA has product MASYQYVYMMRGLNKAYPGGRQVVKDVTLSFLPGAKIGVLGVNGSGKSTLLKIMAGQDTDYTGEAWAAEGLKVGLLSQEPQLDASKSVLENIMDGVRSVKDLLDKFEAVSAKFAEIEDPDEMDALINEQSELQEKIEAVNGWDIDRTVEIAMDALRCPPAESDVTTLSGGERRRVALCQLLLSKPDMLLLDEPTNHLDAESVAWLERFLHDYPGTVVAVTHDRYFLDNVAGWILELDRGRALPFEGNYSAWLEHKSKRLAQEEKEESSRQKTLKQELEWVRSSPSARRTKSKARLAAYERLLEQDRERVTDAAQIVIPAGPRLGNVVVEAEHVSKGFGERLLIDDLNFRIPPGALVGVIGPNGAGKSTLFKMITGAETPDTGSFRVGETVKLAYVDQSRDALDPNKTVWEEISGGHEDIVLGKRTVKSRAYCGAFNFKGSDQQKKVGQLSGGERNRVHLARTLKSGGNLILLDEPTNDLDVDTLRALEDALLDFGGSAIVISHDRWFLDRIASHILAFEGDSHVEWFEGNFEAYEIDKRRRLGDAAVEPHQIKYKPLTRG; this is encoded by the coding sequence GTACGTCTATATGATGCGCGGCCTGAACAAGGCCTATCCCGGCGGCCGTCAGGTCGTGAAGGATGTGACCCTCTCATTCCTGCCGGGCGCCAAGATCGGCGTGCTCGGCGTGAACGGCTCGGGCAAGTCCACCCTGCTGAAGATCATGGCGGGGCAGGACACTGATTATACCGGCGAGGCCTGGGCGGCCGAGGGGCTGAAGGTCGGCCTGCTGTCGCAGGAGCCGCAGCTCGACGCCTCGAAGTCGGTGCTGGAAAACATCATGGATGGTGTCCGGTCGGTCAAGGATCTGCTGGACAAGTTCGAGGCGGTCAGCGCGAAGTTCGCCGAGATCGAAGACCCTGACGAGATGGACGCGCTGATCAACGAGCAGTCCGAGCTTCAGGAAAAGATCGAGGCGGTCAATGGCTGGGACATCGACCGGACGGTCGAGATCGCCATGGATGCGCTGCGCTGCCCGCCGGCCGAGAGCGACGTGACCACGCTGTCGGGTGGTGAGCGTCGCCGCGTGGCCCTGTGCCAGCTGCTGCTGTCGAAGCCCGACATGCTGCTGCTCGACGAGCCGACCAACCATCTGGACGCGGAATCGGTCGCGTGGCTGGAGCGGTTCCTGCACGATTATCCGGGCACCGTGGTGGCGGTCACCCATGATCGTTACTTCCTCGACAACGTCGCCGGCTGGATTCTGGAGCTGGATCGCGGCCGCGCGCTGCCGTTCGAAGGCAATTACTCGGCCTGGCTTGAGCACAAGTCGAAGCGGCTCGCCCAGGAAGAGAAGGAAGAAAGCTCCCGCCAGAAGACCCTCAAGCAGGAGCTGGAATGGGTTCGGTCCTCGCCCTCCGCCCGGCGCACCAAGTCGAAGGCCCGTCTTGCCGCCTATGAACGGCTGCTGGAACAGGATCGCGAGCGCGTCACCGATGCGGCGCAGATCGTCATCCCGGCCGGGCCGCGTCTTGGCAATGTGGTGGTCGAGGCCGAGCACGTCTCGAAGGGCTTCGGTGAGCGGCTGCTGATCGACGATCTGAACTTCCGCATCCCGCCCGGCGCGCTGGTGGGTGTGATCGGCCCGAACGGTGCCGGCAAGTCGACGCTGTTCAAGATGATCACCGGCGCCGAAACGCCGGATACCGGCAGCTTCCGCGTCGGCGAGACGGTCAAGCTCGCCTATGTCGATCAGAGCCGCGACGCGCTCGACCCCAACAAGACCGTCTGGGAGGAAATCTCCGGCGGTCATGAAGACATCGTGCTCGGCAAGCGCACGGTGAAGAGCCGGGCCTATTGTGGCGCCTTCAACTTCAAGGGCTCCGACCAGCAGAAGAAGGTCGGCCAGTTGTCGGGCGGTGAGCGCAACCGCGTGCATCTGGCTCGGACCCTGAAGTCGGGCGGCAATCTGATCCTGCTCGACGAGCCGACCAACGATCTGGACGTCGACACCCTGCGGGCGCTGGAAGACGCGCTGCTCGACTTCGGCGGTTCGGCCATCGTCATCAGCCATGATCGCTGGTTCCTCGACCGTATCGCCAGCCATATCCTCGCCTTCGAGGGCGACAGCCATGTCGAATGGTTCGAGGGCAATTTCGAGGCCTATGAAATCGACAAGCGCCGCCGCCTGGGTGACGCCGCCGTCGAGCCGCACCAGATCAAGTACAAGCCGCTGACCCGCGGCTGA